Within the Osmerus mordax isolate fOsmMor3 chromosome 6, fOsmMor3.pri, whole genome shotgun sequence genome, the region TAAATTATGCGCCAACATTTTTGTGTGCATGTCATCCTGTGCTATATACGCTACGTTACATGTGATGTTAAGCTACTGTATTGTTTATTGTGTCTATGGTAGTATGTTATGTTGCTTTTTAACTGACAAGCACAACCTTGTGTTTGTCAATCATAAAAGGGCTTGCAAAAACACATGCTATGGAACAACAAAGATCCTTTAATGCTCTAATGTGTCTTTTTGTCTTCTGCATTTCTTTGACGGAGAAGCTTTGTAGTtaccattgttgttgttgttgcagcatATGAAATCCCCTTCAGTTTCCTGTCTTGATgtggactcctccccttcctctactGAACCCACCCCCTCTGCTGCATTGACCCCATCACCTAACACTGTCAAATCACATCGTCGATCAGTCTCCTGTGGCAACAATCCCACTTATAACCATCAAGGGTCGGGGCCAGATATGCGAATCATCAGGATACGGATGGATTTACATGATGGGAATTTATATCGAAGCATTATGGTGGGGGGACAAGAAAACTGACATTAACTTAAGTAAAGGATTAAAGATTAATCATTTGTAGCTATTTTCTGTCTTAAATTGTAAATAGTACCCAGTGCATTTGTTGTATTTCTAAGCATCTGgcggtaataaaaaaaaatcctaaggGGGAACAGTAATGCATTCGGTATATAACAAGTAGGACTAAAGCTGTCTCATTGTCTGCTCAGGTGTCAAGCAATGACAAGACTCCCACTGTCATCAGTTCTGCCCTTGAGAAGAACAATCAGGACCGTAAAGAGGCCTCCAAATATGAGCTTATTCAACTACTTCCTGAGGGAAAAGGTGAGGAAATTATCTGAAGCTGCAAGACTCATTTTATGTTGGTTGTAAATAGTCCACAGTTCATTTGCATGCTCTGCATTTTTGTATACCCTACAGAGTTAGTCATTCCTGCCACAGGAAACGTCTTCTACGCTATGACTTCCTCAAGTGTGGACTTTCTACTTAGAAGAAAAGGGGGTACTACCCCATTAGGCTTTCATCCAATAAGCACTGAGACCAGTGCCACCTTTCCTCGAATCAAAGACAAGGGGCGGAGACTGGTCAGAACTCTTTTTTGACACATGGTTCCAAACCCATTGAAATCCCGGACTTGTAGTTATCAAGGTTATAACAGAAATTCACAAAGATGTCTCTTTTATATGTGGCCTTGTCTCTCCTAGCCCTAAATGACCTATGCCTtttttacaaatacaatttcacaTTCCGACTGAGGTTCGTCTACCACCGCTGAACGTGTCTCAACCTGTACAATGACGTAAAGACATTTCTATCACGTGCTGACCACACCAGAAACCATTTACTTGATGTGGAGAGCAGGATCAATCTTGCTAGCTTGAAATCCTTTCAGTATCTATAGCTAAGGACCAATGGAAATCATTGAGCAATGGCATTTGCATCTCTTTTTCCTTGTCTAACCAAATGGATGTTAGTACAGCAACCAAGGCTTCCCTCTGTGTCTATGAGGTACCTCAGGTTTCGTCTTGACAGAAGGAATGATATTTGAGTTTATTAGTTGACTAAACAGATCACAAATAAATCAAGATTATGATTATTGCTTTAATCTTGTAGTGTATAGTGTAATTTCTTTCAATAGTGTGCAAAAGATGGATActataaatatacagtatatatgcaaAATGACAGACCTTCTAGAGATGCAAGTGATGTAAGGATATGTCATCGTAGCAAAACACTGGGGCTTATCTCATTGAACTACACTATCTACGTTTTGTCAATGTTGATGTGCTCTGTATATGTATAATATGGTGTCTTAATTGTGTTTACAGTGGCAAGGAGTCAAGGCTCAAGGTATCATTTGTAGTTTATAAAGTTACATTCAATTGCTTTAAGGAACACAAAACAGCAAACATTTCAAATCAAGACGTAGAAAAAGCATGGTTCTTTCAGCAGTTTTTTACATTAATTGGTATATTGATGACATAGTGGTTGAAATACTGATGATTTATTTGGCGGCATTTTGTATTATCTACACAAAGCACTCTAGCTGTGGACATTGTAGAATGTAACATAAGGCATAATTACTGCTAAACAGAAAAGGAGTGTACTTAAAtctaatttaaatgtattaaattaGATCTTCATACATTTTCTTGGAAGTACATTGGAAGTGTATTTACAATTGACTGAGTTTGTATATTCACATACTTATTGACAGCTTTTATTCTTATACTTTGTAAGTATCCTTTAAGTATGGTATTTTTTGGCTTGTGTGTATATACTTGGTATACTGCCTAGATACACCATTATTTCAAACAGAGACACTAAAGAAACTCCAAACTAGTATGTGCCTTTTACAAAGACtatgtttattttcttttatCCACGTCAAACTGTTCAGTACCACACAAGCTGACCTTGGTGTATAGTTTCTAGATAGGAATAGCTGTCCTCAAAATCAGTATGTGAAATAGTATTTATTCTAACCAGTCACTTGGTgaaagtttttgttttgttttttaagtgTAGAAATAGACACGTTATACAATGTTCAACCTAAAGCCTGCACGTAGAAGCCTACATAAAATGATCTGATCTCTTACATGTCATCTGAACCAAATGATTATGTATGACTGGTTAAGAGCTAAAGCCTACTTTTAACCAAATGATTATGTATGACTGGTTAAGAGCTAAAGCCCAACTTCTACAATTAAGGAATATTTGGGGTCAATGTGTAATACAGACCTGTCAACTCACTCGAGTCTCTAGTGCTGTTGAAATCCCAGTTGGGACTGAGGCGTTCATATGGTGGATCTAAAGGAGAGGATTCTCGGGGATCTGAGATGAGGTGCTAGCATAAGCTGAGATGATTGTGCCTTTCTCTTAGGGGAGTGCACCCCTTTCATGTTTTGCATTTGAATATACATGATAATGCATGTTTTAAATAACATGTCATGTTTATGCACTACATATATGCTTGGTTTTTGTGTAATAAATGTACTTGTTATACAAGTGAATTTGATTTTGAGTTATTGTAAGTTACCAGACGCATACACATCCCAAATATGTAAATACAATGTTACAGCTTAATCGTTTTTGCTTTTTCTCATCTTTATTTCAGAAAAGGGAACTACATTTCAACAACAGTACCAAAACCAAGCATACACATACATCTAATAATACCACTCGACCACAAATTGATCCAAATAATTAGTTGCAATCACAAAGGCacatacaaaacataaaaaaccTGAGATTTGTCAACAATTATCGTTGAATGAACTTACACATTCATTGGCATAAAAGTTATATTTGCATTCGTATCAAAAGGTTGAATAGGATCATGTTTTTATAATGCCAGACGAACTATTCCACATTCCCATGTACACTACTACACAAATCTCTAATCCATATTGatttcttccaaaacatttCAGTCAGTTAAAAATATACAGCTAAACATCAGTGGCCAGAAAGCTACCACTGGTTGCTACAGTAACAACCTCAAAGCAAAGTGCACCTGTTTGACATGTAAAAAATGTTAGTCATGATCAGAAGCAGCATTTCAATTTTGTTTCAGTAGGCATGATAAAAATAGATTTGTGCAAAATTTCCACTCAGAGATGACTGACATAACACCATCTCCCTGTAGGTGCCGTACCTCACCCCACAGAGGTGGCACAGTCTGCTATGGTTCCCCCACACATCTGACACTGCAGCGCTGCCATCCTGTACGCCTTCCACACCAGGGCGTCCTGCTGGCACACTGTCCCGCCTCCACGCTTCTCCTCCGCCTGGTTGCGGTTAATGTCGCCCACGCATACCCAGTTCCCCTTGGTGCTGATGGCCCACTTTGAGTGGTCCTGGCTGGCTTTGTAGGTGAACTTCtggcctggggagaggctggtgaTGTCTAAGACTTTCCAGCCCCGGGTGCAATCCGATGGGAGTATGCCCGTCGAGCGCACCCAGAACTGGACCAGAAGGTTGgactggagggtgggggcgaCCCAGGAGTGGTACAGGTctgataggagagagaggaaggataggGCGGGTTCAATACTGTATCAAGTATCAACAATCAAAGTTGATAGAAGGATATAGATAGTTATCAAGCCACTGAATGCTCAGATAACATAGACAAATTAATGTTTTCCCTTTGTTGCATAAGAAGCAGCACAAGAAATAAAGGCTGATCACACAAACTGGTGCCTTACCATTATTGAACGATGCTCCTTTTGCAAAACTTATGAATTTTGTTCCACCCAATGAGGTGAGAGACATGCTGCGGTTGGCTGCAGGCCTGGTGTAGGGAAAGATGCTGTTGGCCATTTGGTTCTTCTTACACACAGCAGCTATGGAGGGCACCAGACTAGCCAAGGAGGCAGGAACATCACAGTCGTACACGTTAGGCTGGTTTATCTGCAACTGTTCTCCTGCAATAGACAAAGATGAGGAATCACTTGAATGATCCAGCGAACACGACTTTCTACATCAGCAAATTGACAGGTAGTTGTCCAAACTAAACTCTAGGCCGAGTGGCCATGCACAGACTACCACAAACTATAGATCTTGTGTAACCATATTTTTAACCATATCTAGGTTTACCACAGTGCGCTAAGGCTTGAAGACAATTACAGCAGAAGCGCTCAACAGGAGTGCGATACCTAACTTAATGGTGCCCATCTCAACACTCGTGAAGATACATAAAACTGATGGAGCAAACAGTCACAGCTGGAGATGCACTGTCTCTATGGTTACACTGCCATCGAAAAGGATTACTCTCAATTAGACATTGCTATGGTTACGGCGCTAGCTGCTGGGTGGACGGGCGAGGCTGTATTTGCACTTCCACAATAATATGCAAATAAAAACTGGTAAGTAATGCTTATACAAATGCTGTTTAGTTCATGGGTGTTGTCAACTTTGCATAATTGAAACATTTTGTATAACAGGCAACAGAAATGAAAATGGTAGAAGGTACAAAACGTGAATATTTGAAACTTATTGACCACTATTAGTCCCAAATCATCCACTATTCCTTTTTCTTTTAAAGAACAGTGTTGCCAACTGGATGCCATAATATTTTCCTTTTAAACACCGTTTACGGCCTGTGCCACAATAAATTTTTGTTATGGACGTTTATCTTTCCAAATGATAGGTGACTCATCTTCTCACCAATGGTCTGAAAGCGCTCCAGTGGATATGTGACACAGATGAAGTTCTGTCCGTTGATCACACCAGTGCCCGGGTAAGAATACGGCCCTTCTTTCTGTACTGGGGGGAAACGAGGCGTGCTGTGGACCAGCCAAAACCCCTGATTCTTATCCAGCAGCACAACACCTGTTGTGGAGAAAATCAAACCATCATTTCAATGTCCAACCATGCTAACCGATTAGAAGTGATACTGCTCACACCTGTGACAACTATCAGGTTCTACCGCTATACCTCAAGTTTGATATAATTAGCTAAGATCCTCTTCACATGTGGCTGTTGCAAATGTATTACATGCAAATGATTAGAATACTACCAGTAGTTTAGATACTATACACTTTTAGCAAAGGAGTGAAACTGTAATAAATGATTATGTGAAATGTGATAATTTAGCTGGCCTCTATCTCACCCTTGGTATGCCCCCCTCTGCTTCCACTTTCATTAAACCATCTGTCACCCATATCCTCGAGTGGCCTCTGGTCATTGTACAAGATATAGGCAAGCTCACTGCTctgaaatgaacacacacatattaaaaAACTGCATATTTTCTACTGATCTGTCTTATCAGTGAGAAACTACATCATATCATTGTTACACATTTTGAATATGGTGTGTATCTCTTGTGACTGTAATCATTTGACTGTGACTAAAGTCTTCCATAGCTCTATCCCAGCTCTGATGTAACTACATATTGGGAAGGGGTACAAAACACAGCAGACCTTTTCTTGCTGATATAGCTGCCCCACTGTCCTCCCTAGTGCTCCAGTGCTGTCGTTCACCAGGACTTTCCCGTCCgtccatccctcgctccctttATCCATTAGTAGATACTTCTGCCCATCGTTTTGAGTTTTGCTACCATGCTTGTGTGGCAGTTTGTAGATATAGAACCTGGAGAGcgagaaggggtgggggttgaAGTAAGCTGCTAAGCCGCGAACGTCTCAATTTCACAAACTACAACCTAAGAGTATTGGAAGTGCTCTTTGCTACAACTGCAAATATAACACATTTAATACAGACAACAAAACTATCCTCACCAGTCAACAGCAACTCCTTCGTCATTGTAGCAGGTGATAGGTGCGGTGTCTCCATCTGTTGGTAGGTTTATGATCAGCAGGGCAACAAGGGAAAACATCTGAGGAAACGAAAATAAACAGTTGAAAGTTAATTTTACCCAAAATACTAAAATGTGTAGATGAATACATTTGATGATATTTAGTCGAAGACGTGAAACCTGACTATCTACATTGCAAAAATCCCAACCCCATTAGCCCTAGTAGCCTACTGTGTGCATACAAACAACTAGAGTTAGTTGAGTAAACACGGTCGGTACAGTAGCGTCAACACTTTCAAATATTTCAGATAAAACTGTCCTTCACTTTCAATACTTTCCATTCACCTTTACGGCctcatttaaatatttttctGTATTGGCGTAGCCGATACCAACACATAACCAAAACTGACGAATAATAACTTATTATTTTTCTACTCCCTTAGCCTACCTTACTAAATATCATCCTCAAGTATTCCCCTCAAGTGAGAAACGCGTCTCTTTGCCGTACTGAATTCGAAACGCTTCCACATCCTTGttttgatgatgtcatcagggCGGGATCATGGAATCACAAGACAGCACACAGAACATGCAGAAGTACTGTAGCGTAGCAAGGGGATTTCATTAAACGTGGAGAGACGAGAATGGATATCTTTCCAAAACTAATGAGTGTAGGAATGTTGATAGGGGACTTGTTTTATTTTCACATTCGCAGAAATATCTCAACCGTGTAaccaacttttttttttgtgacccATGGTCTCTACTTGTAGGCTTACTGCATTCATGAACCACCGTCATTATTTTTGCACATCTTGTTTTCGTACCAGGTTCCTGTCTCACTGTCAGATGCCATTTCCTTTATCACATAGAAATGAAAGAagtctttttttaaacattcaTTATTATTCATAGGCCTACACTTCCTGTGACCCACGCTTGCTTTCTTGCACCGAAAGGGATTCCTTAGTTTACATTGTTTATAGCCTTTCCACCAGAGTAAAAGAGGATGGGATGAATGTCAGGGTGAGACAGCTGTCACAAACATGACTGAACTGAACTTCCCCATAATTGTGGAAAAGACCAGTCCAGTCCCACTGCATGTGACTTATTTATTTGCATGATTTTGTTACTGGAAATTGAACCAAGTTCTTGAGGGCATATTTCATAGGTTTCATAAAAAGGTTTTCTGTGAGGTAAGTTAGTCGTGGTTGCCTACTACTCTGTAACTCTACCAGGCTAATGCTGCAAATGGATGAAATGTGACAACTTTCACTGGCTAAACATTTCCATACACTTTAAAGTCTAACGTGTCACCTCTGCCTACATTTTCAGACAGTTGAACACCAGTTGACATCTCAACTTTTTGCGAGCATTACTTTACAAACCACATAGAGTGGCCATAGTTATAATAAGCCTGCATACTTATAGACCTTTGAGAAACCAACTAAAGTCTTCTACCTCATTTACTTTCACCTTCCCCAAAACTACTTAAGAACATTGAGAACTCATGCAGTTGGTGTGGTGCTCAAAAAGATGTCAGTGTTTCCAGTGTTTGTTAAACATAGCTATATAAAGGAGGGTCATATATTTGTAATTCCCACAAAATAAATGAGCATATAAATGAGTGATTGTGACCTTCACCATCTTGTTTATTTTCCTGAGGAGCATTGTCCAACAATATGGAAACACTGTCCAATCCTGTTAAAACATTCTTTCAAAGCTCTTGGGCCAAAAGGATTGCATTGCTTATTTGTTATTTACACCTATacgattgtaaaaaaaaaaaagttgggaACAATATATCTAAGGCAAAAAGACTGTAGATATAAGTAAATGTCTATTAATAGGTGATTCCACAAGACATCTTCAAAGAAGCAGGAATTAGGAATTAGGAATTGGTCAGGAAAACTGCAGTAGAAATTGCCCATATTATTCACATTCTGACACAGGCCTAAATTATGACTACACTATTGCAGCGTTATGTCATACAACACTCAACACAGACTCAAAACACATCCAGAAATGTTTTTGACAGATCAAAGCTGCGCCAGCATAGGGAATAAATTGCATTATTTGTTTCCCATCCACTTTCTGGTGCGCTCTCAGGTACTGACAGCTGTGGAAAGCTcagtcctctgctcctccatgcGTCCCCCCTGAACCCTCAGCAGTAAAGAGAAGAAGTCCTCGTCATCCATGGGCCCTGGAGCGGCACTTCGCTGCTCCTCCAGTCTGCCCTGCGCCTGAAAGGACCACAGAGGGTAGACATTAGCCCAAAGTAACACCCACATAACTTAGCTTTTCAAGTTAACGGCACATGAGATGATTTAAGCCATCATGAAAGGCCTAACCCTACAGGTGGAGAAAGTGGTGAGGTTAAGCCAAAAGACATAAGAGCATGCAATGGAAAATGACGCAAAACAATTCCATAGGCTTATCACAGTTAAAACCACTTACTTGTGAGCTGAGAATCATATTGTACAAGTCCTCCTTGGGTACTGCTATTGGGGGAGGTTTTCTCACTATGGAGAGTTTTATACTGCCCCGTATCCTGTTGGCTTTGGGTTTAGGAGGTGGGGTTTTTAATAATTCTGCCCGCTGGTCGTCCAGTCGACGTGCCTGTGATGTAGCAACAAACTCAAAGAACTCCTCTTTCTGCAGTGAAGTCATGGAGGAAAAAATcactgttgaaaatggagaggggaaaggagttAGATGAGTGTGAGATAAGCTCCATGTGGATCATCTGAATTTCAGTATCACACCAATAAACCTAGTGTAAACATTATCTCAATATAAGTGTTGGTTTTCAACAATAC harbors:
- the dnase2 gene encoding deoxyribonuclease-2-alpha isoform X2, whose protein sequence is MFSLVALLIINLPTDGDTAPITCYNDEGVAVDWFYIYKLPHKHGSKTQNDGQKYLLMDKGSEGWTDGKVLVNDSTGALGRTVGQLYQQEKSSELAYILYNDQRPLEDMGDRWFNESGSRGGHTKGVVLLDKNQGFWLVHSTPRFPPVQKEGPYSYPGTGVINGQNFICVTYPLERFQTIGEQLQINQPNVYDCDVPASLASLVPSIAAVCKKNQMANSIFPYTRPAANRSMSLTSLGGTKFISFAKGASFNNDLYHSWVAPTLQSNLLVQFWVRSTGILPSDCTRGWKVLDITSLSPGQKFTYKASQDHSKWAISTKGNWVCVGDINRNQAEEKRGGGTVCQQDALVWKAYRMAALQCQMCGGTIADCATSVG
- the dnase2 gene encoding deoxyribonuclease-2-alpha isoform X1, which translates into the protein MIFSKMFSLVALLIINLPTDGDTAPITCYNDEGVAVDWFYIYKLPHKHGSKTQNDGQKYLLMDKGSEGWTDGKVLVNDSTGALGRTVGQLYQQEKSSELAYILYNDQRPLEDMGDRWFNESGSRGGHTKGVVLLDKNQGFWLVHSTPRFPPVQKEGPYSYPGTGVINGQNFICVTYPLERFQTIGEQLQINQPNVYDCDVPASLASLVPSIAAVCKKNQMANSIFPYTRPAANRSMSLTSLGGTKFISFAKGASFNNDLYHSWVAPTLQSNLLVQFWVRSTGILPSDCTRGWKVLDITSLSPGQKFTYKASQDHSKWAISTKGNWVCVGDINRNQAEEKRGGGTVCQQDALVWKAYRMAALQCQMCGGTIADCATSVG